A region of Phaeodactylum tricornutum CCAP 1055/1 chromosome 14, whole genome shotgun sequence DNA encodes the following proteins:
- a CDS encoding predicted protein, whose translation MSSLSTASTSSTTTFTDTELTEVKRDFQSATELYRKNLASTTKLPALQSQIADLETEQSQPDFWDEANTSRAAIVNAQVSTATRLLTRIQAWQEWHGDAQAALEILSQLASEERAMLLDEFRSAIARLREDSDRFELELLLSGPYDHAPARLLLTAGAGGTEANDWVGDLKRMYQRHCEAMGLSCVVQDEQAGEAVGYKSVELLVSGDNAYGWLQGEKGAHRMVRLSPFNANNKRQTTFAGVDVAPDILNQDDDAYWNTIDVPESELEITTMRAGGKGGQNVNKVNSAVRIKHLPSGLQVKCAQERSQSMNKNIALKRLKAQLLAIVQEQRVAEIKEIRGDMVEASWGAQIRNYVFHPYKMVKDQRTGWETSNVQAFMDGDLLEECIGSFLRHKAEEQRKEQIANE comes from the exons CAATCGGCAACCGAATTGTATCGAAAGAATCTAGCCTCCACGACCAAACTACCGGCACTACAAAGTCAAATTGCCGATTTGGAAACGGAGCAGTCCCAACCCGATTTTTGGGACGAAGCCAACACGAGTCGCGCCGCCATCGTCAACGCTCAAGTCTCCACCGCCACGAGACTCCTCACCCGGATACAAGCTTGGCAAGAGTGGCACGGAGACGCCCAGGCGGCGCTCGAAATATTGTCCCA ATTGGCTTCCGAGGAACGTGCCATGCTCTTGGACGAGTTCCGTTCCGCCATTGCGCGCTTACGCGAAGACAGCGATCGATTCGAATTGGAATTACTCCTGAGCGGCCCGTACGATCACGCCCCGGCTCGTCTACTCCTGACGGCCGGGGCCGGAGGTACTGAAGCCAACGACTGGGTGGGCGATCTGAAACGCATGTACCAACGACACTGCGAGGCAATGGGATTGTCGTGCGTCGTACAGGATGAACAGGCCGGGGAAGCGGTGGGCTACAAGAGCGTCGAACTGCTCGTATCCGGTGACAACGCCTACGGTTGGCTGCAGGGTGAAAAGGGGGCGCACCGCATGGTCCGCCTCAGCCCGTTTaacgccaacaacaagcGGCAAACGACCTTTGCCGGAGTTGATGTGGCGCCGGATATTTTGAATCAAGATGATGATGCTTACTGGAATACGATTGATGTTCCCGAATCAGAGTTGGAAATTACTACCATGCGCGCCGGGGGCAAGGGTGGACAGAATGTGAACAAAGTCAACTCGGCAGTACGCATTAAGCATTTGCCGTCAGGTTTGCAGGTAAAATGTGCTCAGGAGCGGAGCCAAAGCATGAACAAAAATATTGCCTTGAAGCGTCTAAAAGCGCAACTCTTGGCCATTGTCCAAGAACAGCGCGTGGCCGAAATCAAGGAGATTCGAGGGGATATGGTGGAAGCTTCGTGGGGTGCGCAGATCCGGAACTATGTTTTCCATCCTTACAAAATGGTCAAAGACCAAAGGACGGGTTGGGAAACGTCCAACGTACAGGCCTTTATGGATGGTGACCTCCTAGAAGAGTGCATTGGCTCTTTCCTACGACATAAGGCTGAAGAACAGCGAAAGGAAC